In Cotesia glomerata isolate CgM1 linkage group LG3, MPM_Cglom_v2.3, whole genome shotgun sequence, one genomic interval encodes:
- the LOC123261977 gene encoding uncharacterized protein LOC123261977 isoform X1, translating into MAGDFEEILKTFDAYLSLLENKNQKITLENITTAFNVSLFVEAVVVRAKDDNKLREFESNLHGYWNSINRTRLYTCTELQLASDRLLEVFLKDKKIPRDVIDKLLHLYVQHCGHNRLNKFFNSLLTDTLAANVLLTSLVEIGLPTETIEDEARTIAWDHEVSCGKHEQVDQLIQLMIVDGHIKRVLSTFDSLSADSPAKKLIWSNLSKYAHDYDVPVCLALVDVERKLMGKLLEDCDFNHNFMDAIFYFGRNMSWDGSAWKSDNSFSYFHLVKVIRKLLNVSDDVNRVVADRLQSAKALVDGSIWVEVERDCLH; encoded by the coding sequence ATGGCTGGAgattttgaagaaatattGAAAACATTCGATGCATATTTATCTTTGCTAGAAaacaaaaaccaaaaaataacACTTGAAAATATAACAACAGCATTTAACGTTTCATTATTTGTCGAGGCTGTGGTGGTTAGAGCAAAGGATGATAACAAATTAAGAGAATTTGAAAGTAATTTACACGGTTACTGGAATTCTATTAACCGGACCCGGTTGTACACGTGCACCGAGTTGCAATTAGCGAGCGATCGTTTACTAGAAGTCTTTCTGAAGGATAAAAAAATCCCACGGGATGTAATTGATAAGTTACTGCACTTGTATGTCCAGCATTGCGGTCACAATcgacttaataaatttttcaatagtcTTTTAACAGACACGCTGGCTGCTAATGTCCTGCTGACTTCTCTGGTGGAGATCGGGTTGCCTACAGAGACTATTGAAGACGAGGCGCGAACAATAGCTTGGGACCACGAGGTCTCTTGTGGAAAACACGAGCAAGTTGACCAGTTGATCCAGCTGATGATCGTTGATGGGCATATAAAAAGAGTCCTCAGCACTTTTGATTCCCTGAGTGCCGACAGCCCAgcgaagaaattaatttggaGTAATTTGAGTAAATACGCTCATGATTATGATGTTCCTGTTTGCTTGGCGCTTGTTGATGTCGAAAGAAAGCTGATGGGGAAGCTTTTAGAGGATTGTGATTTTAATCACAATTTTATGGACGCTATTTTTTACTTCGGGCGAAATATGAGCTGGGACGGCAGCGCGTGGAAGTCTGATAATTCTTTTAGTTACTTTCATTTGGTTAAAGTAATACGGAAGTTATTAAATGTTTCGGATGATGTGAATCGAGTTGTTGCAGATCGTTTACAGTCTGCTAAAGCATTAGTTGACGGATCAATTTGGGTTGAAGTTGAAAGAGATTGTTtgcattaa